The segment ATCTTTCATAGTCACCCCCTGGGGTTACTAAGTTACCCTATGGTTACCATGTTACTCTGGGATTACATAATTACACCAAAATTTGAAAATCAGTAATATACCTTTCTCTTGACATGATGGCAAAAAAATGTATAATTTGTTGACCATATTGATGCTAAAGATGGAAAAGATTGAATTTAAAAGTGTGCAACCAGGTTTAAAAATCGCTCTTATTGGTGACATAGGAATTGGTAAAAGCACCGTTTTGAATAGGGTATTGTCTTCAATCGATGAAATTCCTTATGGCTTCAGGACATTTCCTGTGATTGAAGGAAGTGCGCTTAAAGGATTTAAGATAGTAAATTTAAGGACACTTGAAGAAGCACCTATTGGCAATTTTGACGAGAATTTTGTAATTCACCCTGTTACCGATGGATTTGAAACTGTTGGCGTAAAGGCATTAGAGGACGCACTCAATTTTGGAAAAGTAATCGTAATGGACGAACTTGGATTCCTTGAAAAAGACGCTTTAAAATTTAAAGAGATGGTTTTTAAGGTCCTTCAAAGTGATAAACTTGTTTTTTATGTTGTGAAATCAGACCTTAACGCGTTTTTGAAAGATACACTCAAGTTTGCAAGCCGTATTTTTGAGGTAAACAAAGCAAATAGGGACAAACTCCCAGAAGAAATCTGGAGGTATATATGGGATTATATGAAGATCTCATCGAAAGCGTAAAGCCGCAACACTCCGAGGCTGTAAAAGATGTAAGGATTGGTAATGTGTGGAGTGCAGTTCAATCAAAGGATGTTGGCATTGCTCTTACATATTCAACTATGTATGACGAGGTTGAGGATGCAGGCAATTTAGTTGGGAAAAGCGTGAAAGAGTTATTAGACTATATGCTTACTTTTAACCTTACTAAAATTTCTATTGGTGTTGCTGCACTTAATTCCGTGATACCTTTGCCTTCTCGATACGAGACTTTTAATATCCTTGATTATATTGAAAGTGTTTCAGATAATAAAAGGGTTGTCTTCGTAGGACACTTCCCGATATCAGATGGATTAAGAAGTAAAGCAAAAGAAGTTATAGTCCTCGAAAGAAACCCAAGAGAAAATGACTTAATTGACACAGCAGCCTATTACATAATCCCCGATGCGGATATTGTTGCAATAACTGGCTCTACTCTTGCAAATAAAAGCCTTGAAAGCCTCCTTTCACTTAAAAGGAAGGGCATAACGATTGTTTTTGGGCCTTCAACACCAGCATCCCCTGTCCTTTTTGACTATGGTGTGGATATAATAGGTGCATCAGTTGTCCAAAATCCGCAGTTTGTTCTTAATGCAATTTCTCAGGGCGGAAAACTTTCAAACTTTAAAAGATATCTTGAGTTTATAGTTTTAAGGAGGGAACAAAGATGAAAAAGCTTGTCTTATTTATCCTTATCTTTGCATTAGTTTTTAGTCTGTATCCTGTAAAACCTCTTAAGGCTGCTTCTTATGTGCCTGTGGGGACATTTGAATTTAGCGATGGAAGCCCGAATTTCAAGATAGACAACTTTAAGCGGACGCTTGATGTTGCACCAATTTCAAAGGGTGATACTCTTTTTGTCCCGATAAGAGCGGTTATTGACGAATTGGGTGGGACAATTTCATACAATCCAAAGGAAAAGTTAGTTACAATCACTCTCAATAGCACGAATGTGAATTTGTGGCTTAATAAGGATATTGCGCTTGTGAATGGGAAAAGTACATCTATCGAAATGCCCGTTATTAAGAATGGGCGAATGCTTGTTTCTATTAAGGACATTACAAGCCTTTTTTCAGGCAACATAATCTCTAAAAATTCTTTTGAACTTCCCAAACAACTTGTTGAGGCGTTCGACACAACGGGCAGGCGCATAATGGTGCCAAAGAGGATTAATAAGATTGTTTCCCTATATCCAATGGCAACATTACTTTTATTCCCGCTCAATATGCAGGATAGAGTTATTGCAATGCCTGTTGCAAAGGTCTTGAATATGGACAACTTTGAGAAGGTTTTCCCTGGGGCAAAAAATATTCCAAGTGCAGGCGATTTCAGGAATCCAAATGTTGAGACAATTTTAACATTCAAGCCCGACCTTGTCATTACAAGCGCAACAACACAAATAAACAAACTTGTTGAAGTTGGTATCCCCGTTGCACTTCTTGATGTTGAAACGGTTTCAGGTGTCCTTAAGTCAACACAATTTTTGGGGTCAATTCTTGGGAAAAATACTGAGGCAAAAAATGCCCTTGTGTATCTAAACTCCAAACTATCATATATTGAAAGCAAGACAAAATATCTTCAAAACAAGAAGAAGGTTTACTTTGCAATTGGGAAACTCACACAAACAGCAGGCTCAACCCTTATTCAGAATGAAATTATAAGTCGAGCAGGTGGTATAAGTGTTACATCATCATTAAAAGGTGGAAAGGTTGATATCTCAATTGAGCAAATACTTAATTACAACCCTGACTATATTATCCTTGCACCGTACTGTGCAGATACCGTCCAATCCGTTCTCTCAAATAGTGCACTCCAGAATGTAAATGCCGTGAAGAACAAGAAAGTTTTTGTTATGCCTCAGTTTATTGGTTCTTATGACCTTCCAGAGCCTGAAGCAATTCTTGGGATAATGTGGCTTTCAAATACACTCTATCCAAATGAAGTTAACTTCGACCTCAAAAAAGAGGCAAAGGAGTTTTACAAGGCAATATTCAATTATGATTTGAAAGATACCGATTTAAATTATATTTTTGGGAGTTAGTATGATAAAAATTTCGGGTTTGAAGTTTGGCTATTTTGATACAGAAGTACTCAAAGGTCTCGACATAGAGGTTAGGGAGGGTGAGATTCTTGCCCTCCTTGGCCCAAATGGAAGCGGAAAGACGACCCTTTTGAAATTACTTTCAAAGATTCTTGAGCCTTCAGGTGGCACTATATTGATTATGGGAAAGGATATAAAGCAATATTCATATAATGAACTTGCAAAAACGGTCTCAATGGTGCCGCAGATTCACAGGGCAACACAACCTTATACTGTTTTTGATGTTGTGCTAATGGGGAGAAATCCGCAGATGGACTCGATGTTTCCTAAGGAATCCGATATGAAAATTGCTCTTTCAATACTTGAGGAACTTGGCATTGCACATCTAAAGGACAGACCATACACGGATATAAGTGGCGGCGAATTGCGGCTTGTCCTTATTGCAAGGGCATTAGCGCAGGAGTCCAAAATTATGCTTCTTGATGAGCCAACCGCATTTCTCGACTTTAAGAACGCTTCCCTTGTCCTTCAAAAGATTAATGAACTTAAGGAGAAAAAAGGAAAAACAATTGTTGTAAC is part of the Caldisericum sp. genome and harbors:
- a CDS encoding DUF364 domain-containing protein, whose translation is MGLYEDLIESVKPQHSEAVKDVRIGNVWSAVQSKDVGIALTYSTMYDEVEDAGNLVGKSVKELLDYMLTFNLTKISIGVAALNSVIPLPSRYETFNILDYIESVSDNKRVVFVGHFPISDGLRSKAKEVIVLERNPRENDLIDTAAYYIIPDADIVAITGSTLANKSLESLLSLKRKGITIVFGPSTPASPVLFDYGVDIIGASVVQNPQFVLNAISQGGKLSNFKRYLEFIVLRREQR
- a CDS encoding ABC transporter substrate-binding protein, which translates into the protein MKKLVLFILIFALVFSLYPVKPLKAASYVPVGTFEFSDGSPNFKIDNFKRTLDVAPISKGDTLFVPIRAVIDELGGTISYNPKEKLVTITLNSTNVNLWLNKDIALVNGKSTSIEMPVIKNGRMLVSIKDITSLFSGNIISKNSFELPKQLVEAFDTTGRRIMVPKRINKIVSLYPMATLLLFPLNMQDRVIAMPVAKVLNMDNFEKVFPGAKNIPSAGDFRNPNVETILTFKPDLVITSATTQINKLVEVGIPVALLDVETVSGVLKSTQFLGSILGKNTEAKNALVYLNSKLSYIESKTKYLQNKKKVYFAIGKLTQTAGSTLIQNEIISRAGGISVTSSLKGGKVDISIEQILNYNPDYIILAPYCADTVQSVLSNSALQNVNAVKNKKVFVMPQFIGSYDLPEPEAILGIMWLSNTLYPNEVNFDLKKEAKEFYKAIFNYDLKDTDLNYIFGS
- a CDS encoding ABC transporter ATP-binding protein, yielding MIKISGLKFGYFDTEVLKGLDIEVREGEILALLGPNGSGKTTLLKLLSKILEPSGGTILIMGKDIKQYSYNELAKTVSMVPQIHRATQPYTVFDVVLMGRNPQMDSMFPKESDMKIALSILEELGIAHLKDRPYTDISGGELRLVLIARALAQESKIMLLDEPTAFLDFKNASLVLQKINELKEKKGKTIVVTLHDPNEALQVSDRILLMKKGEIVAIGTPDNVLSQENLKYVYGIDVEKVSINGKTFIYAK